The DNA region TAAAAGTATTCTGTTGTGCCCCATGTCCTTGTGTAGTCTCATTCTTCCATGGAGTCTGAATTTAGCACAACTTTGGTGTTGCCTGATGACGACAGCACTAATCGGATATGTACCTGATCTTGAACTCCATATGAAATACTGTATGAAATGTCAAAATGATTTGACATGTCTGAACATCCCTTAAAAAAATAGATCTGATCTGTGTCACATTAAGATAAAAATTGGATTTTGATCACTTTAGCTTGGTAAAATGAACGTACGGCTCCTGTCACACTTTAAACACTCTCTcatggacagctgtacacatgcctTTTATGACAAGTTGAGAGTTACAGAACTGGCATCTGAAGCTAAATAAATCCATACGATCCTGAAGCTTCTATTTCATTGTATTTCATTATAAGAAAATGTCACATAGTGATGTTTTAAAGACATGTGTGACTTAAATATCTGAACTATTGATAATTAATCTTTAAtctcatatatattatttttttatctttcaaaAGGTCTCTGCATACACTCCTCCTCAGAGGAAGAGGGAGAATGGTTATGTACCAGCAGGGAGAAGTAATGTACAGATCAACAGGAGCAAAACTAATATTCAGGCTGTAAAAGTGGGTGAGTATATTGGTCTAAGAATTTGAtagttttgtaaaatgtaaaacatttggaTGCTGGATTTGTTTGAGCCATGTAGCTGTTTTCTTAGACctgtttgttttctctctccttttttgatTTAGAAAAGAAATCAGAACAAGCAGCTAAAGAAAGCCTGGTCTCATCTCTGGACCAGACTGAGCCTCCCGTGAAAAAGCAGAAGAATCAGGGGTAATTTTAATGTAGCATATTTTGTATTGCAAGACATGAGAGCAAGTTATGGCAAATATAGGAAAGTGCTTTAAAATATTTGTGATAAAACAGCACAGTTGAGGAATTCTCATCTGTGATTGGTAGATTCATGTGTCCATCTGTTTTTGTTAAGAAATTGGACAATCAGGAAAACACTTGCATGGATTTTAATGAGAATTTTAAGCAATTCTGTTTTTATACAATGAAGCAGTAGTGATTTCCTGAGTGTCTATTGGTCACTCAGGAATGTAGATGGATGTACAAACCCAGCAGTCACAAAGAATAAAGATACTTGGCACACACATTTACAGATACAAGCATGTTCATTAAACACGTTGAGTTAAATTGGTAAAGAACTTGCATGTCGActtctttaaacttttaaaaggatctgtatttttctttacttttttttttttacaaaaatggttTGTCTGTTctaccttttatttttaattgtgtgcaagtaaaataatatttattagtgatAACAAAGCACCACTTGAGAACAGGGAGAGAAGTAGGAGTAATTGTGCATTTTAAAAGTGATTGGTTACTCAAATTTGCTGTATGTTTCTTTGTTATGAATTTTCTAATAATACTCATTCTGATTTGCACAGAGCTGCTGAAGTTGGAGAGGCAGAGAGTTCAGCAGATGCAGATTCATCCATGATTCCAGAGCAAGAAGGTGAGTTTGAGTGTCAAAGAATGGTCCTTTGACAAGAGGAACATCTGTATGTGGTTCAATTTAGCTTATGTAGATATTCTACATTGtttcagactgtagttctgtagtaactgtttctctgcatactttattattctcctttcactCTGTCACCTATGGTCAGGACCCCCCCCATGATAGACCATcagagagcagctattatttgggtgttgggttattctcagcactgcagtgacatcaACTGTGATGGTGGTGTttaaggtgttagtgtgtgttttgctggtatgagtggattagACACAGGAACAGTGCCACCAACCATTATCCAgccagcagtgtcctgtgggcagcgtcttgtgGAAGGACTAGAGAACGACCAACACAaactacaaactaaaaaaaattacatagtgtttgtttaaaaactccagcagcactgctgtctgatcCACTAAAGCACATACAGCTAAAAACAAACTAACTCACCACCACCCTGTcattgtcactgcagtgctgagaaagaCCCAACATCCAATAATACCTGCTcagtggtggtcctgtggggtcctgaacgTTTAATTAAGGCTAATCTTAAACAATATgtaataattataaaactactCTATGATACATTGGgttaatttaatttgtattaaagGTGTTTTTGCATATTATTGTCCAAAGAAATTGGTCTTACTCATCTACACTGTATGTTTGCTTCTGAACCTGCAGATGAGGAAATCCGTTCAGTAAAAGCTGAGGAGGACGTGGAGCAGGGCAGGACTGCCGAGGTACCATCAGAGCTTAACAGAGCTCATCCATAACATCATCTAATTTCATTTGCATGTTTGTTAGTACATTAACATCCAGGAAATGCATTAAGGATAGTGATTCCTGTGTTGAAATCTAGGTGCAAGTCGTAGGGTCGTCTCTGAAAGTGACCATTCAGCGCAGCAGTGACAGCCGGGCCTTCAGCACTGGACTGGAGGAGATAGCTGCCGCTGTAGGCCAAAGTGTGGATGATGACAAGAGCAAGACTGCAGGCAAATTCTTCTGCTACATCTGCAATATCACCTGCGGTGACCAGCAGGTAAGGACCATAAGTTGGTACAGTTCTAGAAAATAATCTTAGTGACCCTCTTTTTCTTAGTTACATTTCAAACATTTCCATAATCATCTCTATTTCATGCAGCACTTTCAGACTCATATGATCAGCCTGGGTCACCAGCAGAAGATGATGGAGATACAGCATCTCAGTAACACTTGTCTGGCCACACTGATACCCCAGATGCAGCAGTCTATTCAGGGCACAAACAGGTAAAAACTGTTATAATCACCATTTGGCAGGTCAGCCACTCAGCCAGCCAGCCGAAAAACAGGCCAGCCAGCCGAAAAACAGGCCAGCCAGCCGAAAAACAGGCCAGCCAGCCGAAAAACAGGCCAGCCAGCCGAAAAACAGGCCAGCCAGCCGAAAAACAGGCCAGCCAGACAACCAGCCAGCCAGAGAACAGGCCAGCCAACAAGCCAGCCAGAGAACAGGCCAACCAGCCAGGCAGAAAACAGGCCAACCTGCCAGCCAGGCAGAGAATAGGGCAGCCAGCCAAAGAACAGGCCAGTCAGCCAGGCAGAGAACAGGCCAGCCAGCCAGAGAACAGGCCAGCCAGCCAGAGAACAGGCCAGCCACCCAGCCAGCCAGAGAACAGGCCAGCCACCCAGCCAGCCAGAGAACAGGCCAGCCACCCAGCCAGCTAGAGAACAGGCCACCCAGCCAGCCAGAGAACAGGCCAGCCACCCAGCCAGCTAGAGAACAGGCCAGCCAATCAGCCAGCCAGAGAAAAGGCCAGCCAATCAGCCAGCCAGAGAACAGGCCAGCCACCCAGCCAGCCAGAGAACAGGCCAGCCAATCAGCCAGCCAGAGAACAGGCCAGCCACCCAGCCAGGCAGAGAACAGGCCATCCAACcatccagacagacagacagacactgcaTTGATCCCCTACAAATACAAGCCATCAAAGAAGAGTCCATCCAGAGAACAGGCCAACCAGCCAGAGAATGGGCAGTTAAATCAAAGTTAAATACCAGTCACTGGTTACCAGGTGCTCATGTTGCACACATTAAGTATTGCGAAATTTGTAGTATGACTAACAGTTTTCTTATTGTGTCTTTCTGTTACAGAGACAAAAGCCAAGACCAGCAGCGCTGGTGTGAAATCTGCCAAAATCACTTTACTGGTGACGTCATCGAGCACAGAAGAACAAAACAACACAAGGTGTGACCCAGCAGCCATTAACAGGCATATCATTGTAGTtgatgctttatatatatatacttcattGTGTAACAGAACTTATAAATGACATGAAGCAGCCCTTGTTTTCAGGTTCTAgcagtctctgtttttttcccccatgtTAATCACAGATGGCGAAAGTTTCCTCACGGCCGTTTTGCACAGTGTGTGAACGCCACTTCCGGACTCCCAGAAAATTTGTGGAGCACATGAAATCACCAGAGCACAAACAAAAGGTTGAAGAGGTATTTATGACAGCTTGCTTTTCCATTGTTATGCTAAAGAAAGATATGTTCTTGTGAAGAAGATTCTATTGTACTGGAAGGAGTTATGGAATGCATCTTGGATTGACAAatgcatttacactgttataacgAGATTCTCTTGTAGCTAAAAGAAGAAAGAGGACCTGAAGTCATGGAAGAACTCATAACAGTGGATGCCATTGGCTGCTTTGAAGGTGAAGATGACTATGAGGAGGACGATAATGAAGATGAGGAGGAAGATGCAGTATCTCAACAGGTCAGTATCCTTTAATTACTTTGTTTTCAGCTCTTTTATCAAGCCTAGGTTGCAGAGCCTCattttctttttgtgttgtttctCACAGGTTCCAGAAGAAATGAATGATTCTAAAGAGTATGATGCAGAGACACAATATGGTGAGAATTTTAAATAGAAATCCTGCCATTAGTCATATACACCTGTATATAATTAAACGTGCTGGTGTTTGATTGTCTAatcttttgtgctttttttttaaggcacCAGGTTCGTAGTGCCAGTGGCGGGTTTCCTTTGTAAGCTCTGCCACAAGTTCTACCACTTTGAATCTAGTGCTCGGGAGACGCACTGCAAGTCACTTGTGCACTATGAGAACTTACAGGTAAGAACTACAGTAGCTTTAAAAACATGGTTTATATACAACATATGCACAAATCTTTGTGGAATCCCCTTCTAattattacagctctggaaaaaaataggagaccacttcagtttgtgaatcagtttctctgattttgcttttataggtatatgtttgagtaaaatgaacattgttgttttattctataaactacgaacaacatttctcccaaattccaaaataaaaatattgtcatttagagcatttatttgcagaaaatgagaaatggctgaaaaaaaaacaaaaaagatgcagagctttctgacctcaaataatgcaaaggaaacaagttcatgttcataaagttttaagagttcagaaatcaatatttggtggaattaccctgtttttaatcacagtttaaatgcttcttggcatgttctcctccatcagtcatacacgctgcttttggataaggttatgccactcctggtgcaaaaattcgagcagttcagtttggtttgatggcttgtgatcatccatcttcctcttgattatattccaaagtttttaatttggtaaaatcaaagaaactaataatttttaagtggtctctttttttttccagagctgtatgttgcctTAAGTTGCATTTattgctgctgacacagatgtgcaaatgtgatAAATGTTCAGGTGTCCTACTATTTTTGTCTATATAATGTAGAAAGTAGAACTATTTCGATTTTACAAAACTAATCAGagtgttctgttctttttttcattaatattattattactacagaaGTACAAAGCCATGCTGAACCAGcctcaggaggaagaggagagcatGGCCACCTCTCCATGGCCGAATCCAAAGAACGTCAATGACGGCGATGCAGACATGGAAGACAAGTCCTAAAGCCAGTCAGATCTTAGTAGGTGCCCATGTGCTGACCATTAACAAAGGACACTTGTAAAATATACCCCCACAAACCATGTTTCCCAAGTCTTTGAAGGTGCACCAAACCCCTTCTGTAGATATGAAGCAACAGAGTTGACATTTCGGCTGTACAGCAGTATTGCAATTTTAGGTCAAAGACTGTGAATACtggaatttaatttttaattgtttaaatttatTAAACTGTAATATACCATTTTTGTAATGAATAgcttttttattatactgtatatgagcagctatgagagagagagagaatgtgaaaaGCTGTAGTGGCTGTAGAGTGATGGGTATAGAAGGATGAATTTGGCTACTGTGTGGTCAGACACTGCAGTCTGTAAGTAATTGGACAGtgacatttttgttgttttgtcttgAGCACATTGGATATTGTCATGTCATATAAAGATAATTTTGATAATATGTACAATGGATGGACAGATTTAATACACAAACTACACTTCCATGCCAAATGTCATAGGAAAGGAGTAATaatcttgtcccatgacttttgccaggtCATATGGAGGCTAAGAAATGCTGCATTGACCTGTGAGATGTGTGTGGATTCTTCATTGTATATGGATGTGATtactgccagagttgcttgtctgtttacgGAGGCAATTCTAACCAGAcaccgctggtcacaatcattacctcccactgcactgtgctgtccacgCTGGGGGTAATGCCTCCTATAATGTTAAATTTCTGACTGCTTAGCTCTATAAAGAATGTCCCATCAGTCTGGTTCCAGAGTCTTAGGGAGGTTAGAGTGCTTATgtctcaataaaaatattgatgtttGATGCCACATATGATTCAATCCAGACAatgcaatgtattgtgatatcaaTATATATTTCCCCACCACCCCTACCATTAGGCCTCGGCCAATCTCCGATAATTTGATAATTCACATCCCCTTGCCATGGGCATGcagccagtgttcagcctcactcccACTCATTCCTTGGGGTAACTCTTTATGATCAACGTACATAatgctatcctatgacttttggcatgccagtgtattattagtattgtcatagcattaaaagtaaaaattggaACCTTCAGAATTTCACACCGACACCCTTTACAGGGGCTATTCCTACTTTGTGCCCAATGATTCTGGGTGACCTGGTGACCAAGAAGAAGCAAAAAGAAagatgaattatttatttattctttttcttttttttttgtattagttttgcCCCCCTTTTTGTTTTTAGTGTGTACTCAGACTGGCATGTATATCATAAGTTACATCTACATCTGTACCTCAGAGTCATCTGAGTATGAATTTCAAGCAGCATGCTGAATATTTGATTGTAAAATTTAAAATTGTAAAACAAGATTTCATGTTAAATCTCAGACTTTTGAACACCACTATATGTCTGAACAAGGTGAGCCATAGAAAATCAAAAGCCTGTATCAAATTTTCTTTGtcataaacactttaaaaactgTGAGTTTGTATCAAATGAATGTCTGAAGCCTGCAAGCCTCAAACATTATGAGATGGTGGTTGTATTATCTGGTTGTGCACTGCCACGTCTGTCATGCAGTTGTTTATACAGTAGTTCCTTTTTTATTTCAGGGCTTTTGGCCTAAATTAAATGCATTGTTAATGAACATTTCAAGGCATTAGTTTaacaaaagcatcttagcattaagaataTCTTAACATGGGAAGAGCCAGTGCTTAGTGTGAAGCTTGAGTTGACCATATACGGACATTCCTTTTTTTGCCATGGAAACATTAAGTAGTAGCTCTGTTGTAGTGTGATGAGGGTCACTGTCCAGCTGCACCCTGAAGTAACGGAGTACGTCGGAGCatttgaggttggttttggatcATTAAGAAATAAAGCATTCTCTTTTTTCCTagtactcatgtttttttttcccagttctCTTATATCACATTCATTTCTTTAAGTTGGGGCAGATGTAGGGTAAATGTgacaaaatgaaaagagaaattcaggtttgaaaatgaaaaatgaaatccaaaaGAGCAGGAACTGAATATGATCAAgtgaaaatgaaactgaaagagGTTCTTTCCTCAATAAATATGTCTACTCAAAATTAAGTCCATGTAaccatgtatatgtgtgtatatattagattttttaaaatagcaCCTTTAAAATAgaggacagctttgcacatcttgacatTTTTTCAGTCAGTTGTAAGAGATAAGAGTCACCTCAAacggatttcagttaacagctgtgctgaactttttaagagttatttacttgaatttcttaagtaatgttctaatctatattatggcaagaactactcaactaagtaaagaaaaaaaaaatactttacgaAATGAAGGTCATTTTAAAGTTTCCTCAAGTTCAACACTACAGTTtacttactacataattccttatgtgttctttcattgTGTGGATGACGTCAGTATTCTACAGTaatgtaaaaaattaataaaaacattaaataagaaggtgtcTCCAAAATTTTGTCTGGTGCTGTATATTAACGCCATATAGTCATGTGCAATATTTGGACCACATGTTGCTTTAATGCCATTTTGTTAAATTTGCTAAAACTTGTTCAGTAGTTATGACACATTGTTTTTGCtatattttttcccccaattatttttaaatatgtaaatacgcATTAACAGCTCTCTAAGGAATTTTAAAAAAGCTAAGatttaccacttaaaaatgatgagtttcttttattttaccagaaGTGGcctaaagctatccaaaagcagtgtgtaagactggtggagaataacatgccaagatgcatgaaaactgtgatttaacaccagggttaatccatcaaatattgatttgtgaactcttaaaaccttatgaatatgaacttactgttttatttgcattatttgaggtctgagatctttggatgtttttgttatttcagctgtttctcattttctgcaaataaatgctctaaattacaatatttttatttggtaattGGAATAAATGTCGTCAgtagtatatagaataaaacaaccatgttaattttactcaaacataacctataaatagcaaaatcgagAAAACTAACTGGTCTCAATTTGTTCCACAGCTGCATATGCAAGCCATGTTTAAAAACATGCAATTAAAGCAAGGGTGTTCAAGCTAAATGTTGCATACCATTATATTGCATTCCACTTGCATATTTAGCtacttaaattatatacattattataaggTTTTTAAAAGC from Astyanax mexicanus isolate ESR-SI-001 chromosome 22, AstMex3_surface, whole genome shotgun sequence includes:
- the ciz1b gene encoding cdkn1a interacting zinc finger protein 1b isoform X2, with protein sequence MNEEILRLALIRGGLHTQVSVCQQQEARMLQTKQKQPQHFNMYPQMQQFPRVPSAPILSRMPPTRSPMPPLLSLPNQHPRFHPDHHLSSGPRMPNRHTLRPPSPAAFGIGPCSGNPRSLLGPKPMLQQPVIMPQMPGMPQGHRKQVPPQFLPAGVSPSLLGPAPISAPIGAPLRNANLPFFPRQHHPHVAFNNKVSAYTPPQRKRENGYVPAGRSNVQINRSKTNIQAVKVEKKSEQAAKESLVSSLDQTEPPVKKQKNQGAAEVGEAESSADADSSMIPEQEDEEIRSVKAEEDVEQGRTAEVQVVGSSLKVTIQRSSDSRAFSTGLEEIAAAVGQSVDDDKSKTAGKFFCYICNITCGDQQHFQTHMISLGHQQKMMEIQHLSNTCLATLIPQMQQSIQGTNRDKSQDQQRWCEICQNHFTGDVIEHRRTKQHKMAKVSSRPFCTVCERHFRTPRKFVEHMKSPEHKQKLKEERGPEVMEELITVDAIGCFEGEDDYEEDDNEDEEEDAVSQQVPEEMNDSKEYDAETQYGTRFVVPVAGFLCKLCHKFYHFESSARETHCKSLVHYENLQKYKAMLNQPQEEEESMATSPWPNPKNVNDGDADMEDKS
- the ciz1b gene encoding cdkn1a interacting zinc finger protein 1b isoform X1, with translation MNEEILRLALIRGGLHTQVSVCQQQEARMLQTKQKQPQHFNMYPQMQQFPRVPSAPILSRMPPTRSPMPPLLSLPNQHPRFHPDHHLSSGPRMPNRHTLRPPSPAAFGIGPCSGNPRSLLGPKPMLQQPVIMPQMPGMPQGHRKQVPPQFLPAGVSPSLLGPAPISAPIGAPLRNANLPFFPRQHHPHVAFNNKVSAYTPPQRKRENGYVPAGRSNVQINRSKTNIQAVKVEKKSEQAAKESLVSSLDQTEPPVKKQKNQGAAEVGEAESSADADSSMIPEQEDEEIRSVKAEEDVEQGRTAEVQVVGSSLKVTIQRSSDSRAFSTGLEEIAAAVGQSVDDDKSKTAGKFFCYICNITCGDQQHFQTHMISLGHQQKMMEIQHLSNTCLATLIPQMQQSIQGTNRDKSQDQQRWCEICQNHFTGDVIEHRRTKQHKMAKVSSRPFCTVCERHFRTPRKFVEHMKSPEHKQKVEELKEERGPEVMEELITVDAIGCFEGEDDYEEDDNEDEEEDAVSQQVPEEMNDSKEYDAETQYGTRFVVPVAGFLCKLCHKFYHFESSARETHCKSLVHYENLQKYKAMLNQPQEEEESMATSPWPNPKNVNDGDADMEDKS